The Perca flavescens isolate YP-PL-M2 chromosome 8, PFLA_1.0, whole genome shotgun sequence DNA window cacgatacgatatatatctcGATATTCAGCTAACGATACGATTCGATTCGATATaattcgatacacttacatcattttctgaaagatttaaaggggacagagtgattttggtgacatcttgtgagtgttccatttacttggatttaattaattgaactgaaaacatcaattacacaatatatgtgtctgactggacagagagtctacagcagggatcatcaactacatttttttcagaatttttctaagcactctggcggccggactttcaaataaaaggaaataaatatacctaatacgcctattctttttcactttcttactgaattaatgctgaattatttttttttttttttcatgtattagtgtgagcaaactcctaaaaaacatggaaactccctaatgataactggctctttaactagaaaaagatctcagactaggaggtagttcactgaggagtgatggttaaagtctgtgattatggaaattttttcctctttacattgtgtgaattcatgattattctgcgaGCCACACTAAAACTTTGGCTCTACAGCGACACTCCTGCAATGCGAACGGGGATAAACCACACGGGGGAtattgaatgggacttatgtatcgatactcgcggcataaaaatcgatactttcttggggaataaaatatcgatttatatcgcagaatcgataaaattgctcagcctaaGTCACCCGGCCTGCTGCCAAGGGACAGGAACTGCATTACACCAGCTCGCACCGATCAAGGTTACCGGGGGGCTAAATTACAGCAGGTATTACATGTAGGCTTTTGGCACCATCGCTTACTGTTaaactaaagtagctaacaCAACTGAATAGCGTGTAAACAACTGTGGGATTAGCAACCTAATGTAATGCAAAGCGGATAGTTAGCTACTGTAATGAAGAATATGACAAAATCGACTGCATTGAGCTACCAAAGCAAAACGCTATCAGCAAAACAGAAACGCCGTCAACCGGAAATTACACAATGCGCGTACTGCCACACGTTAGCCAAGCCAagcaggaggcaggacagccGGGCCGGTGTACCCAGTTTCGTCGTTTAAAGTGAAGCCGCTCCGCATATGCATAAGATGTTCTGTCCAATTACGTCTTTGATGTAGCCACCCTGTCAGACTGATCAGATCGCCGAATGAGTAAACACGTTGGGACGATTTGAAAATATTAGCGATCTCGCCCAAGTCTAGGACAGTGCTCCCATCTGTGCCTCTGACCAAGGAAGGTGCCACCAGACACCACAACTAACATACAAGTTTTTGTTTGTgggaggaaaccggagcacccggaggaaaccggagcacccggaggaaaccggagcacccggaggaaacccacacgGAGACGTGGAGGAAGAagatgcaaactccacacagaaatggGGATCCAACCCAGTATCTTCCTGCTGTGAGGTGGCAGTGCTAACCCGTGAGCCGTCCTCGTCCATAACCGGTGGAAACATAGCTAGTTTGCAGCACTAtggctgtcaacgaatattctaaattcgaatatatattcgaatagttttaaaaaaacaaatttcgaAGGTAAAAATTAATATtcgaatttaaaaaaaaacaaaaaaaaaaggaggctgtctggctgtctgctttgctagcgcgCCTGAAAGCCGTTACGGTTACATACTGgatgcagcccagctggcgcatacaaatgtgacttcatgagatcgccgtgactatttatacctgcgctggtggtcgcaacactagctgcagtcttctacTGAACAgtggtggcgctaatgagcaaaggctaacGACGttgctatttctacggactagaagaagaagaaaaaggtaaacaatggcagaactggcagcagaaTGTTCGAATAGTTTGAATATTCggtgttattttagagggaatattcgaacgtcattttttagcaattttgacagccctacaaCTAACATACAAGTTTTTGTTTGTgggaggaaaccggagcacccggaggaaatcggagcacccggaggaaacccggAGCACCCGGCGTAAACTCACACGGAGACGTGGAGGAAGAagatgcaaactccacacagaaatggGGATCCAACCCAGTATCTTCGTGCTGTGAGGTGGCAGTGCTAACCCGTGAGCCATAACCGGTGGAAACATAGCTAGTTTGCAGCACAAGAGGCGAGAACAGGGGAAGTCTGTGAACAGCATTGCAACCTCAGCTTCCAAAGCTAAGTAGCACTCTGTAGTTTTTCCGTACACCGGGGACATCACTGGAAGTAGAGcggatgtttttttcccccgatTCCCCTGTCGCTTCCCCGAGGTCTGCGCTCTCAGAGTGTCTAGTTATTAGTTATTGTTTGGGCAAGATGTTTCAGTCATAAAGATTTTTCTCTGAAGAGAGTTGGAAGAGATGGGTGGGAATTTGATATAAGGAAATTTCTTATGGGACTCATCGGTCTTGTTGGTTATGGGTAGATCCAAATTGGCTTTAGAATTAAAGATTCTCTTTTTTGAGATGGTGGAGGCCCCCAAGGCAAATGATTTGATGCCAGGCTCCAGCAGTGGCTTTTGGGAGATGGGTGGGAGACAGGCAGGAGTTGCTTTAAGGGTTTGCATCTTGGTGTGGACCTGTTTTTCTCTGGACTGCATGCGCAACACATTGGGGCTGACTGGGACCTGGAAGGCACTTGGTTTGTGTTCAGGCACTTTGATTCCACTCGCCTTCAAGGCCTCACACAAGTCACAGGTCCGCTTTTTTTCAATAAGGTACGACTTTGTGATGTTTGCTACCTTATCAAACAATTTCCCATTCTCATTTTTGTACTCCTCGACTATTGCTTGGAACATGTTAAACTGTCCCATTAGTGCCTTGACCTTTTTGCCAAGATCTCGGGTTACAAACTGGCACTTCTGCAACAATTCCAATTTCTCTGGAGGCAGCAGCTCTGACATTCTCCGCTTCAGCTTCTCATACTTCTTCTCCTTTTCACTTATTATGCAATCCTTCCTTTCCAGTTTCTTGCGCGTTGTGATCAGTGTCTCGTTTAACTTACGATTCTTCTCTTGCATCTTGGCGATGGCAAGTGGCTTGTCCATGCTCACGTTGATAGATATGTTTGGTGAATTCTTGTCTAGGTCTGTGACTATCTGTTCCAGTTGTTTCTCAAGATCAGAATACATCTTGTCCATGACACTTAACTTTTCTCTTTGGGTACTTTCCCTCCTGAGGATTACGCTTTTCTCATCCTGAAGTTTGTTTTTCTCCTTCTTAAGATGCCTCATCGCCTCCTCGAGTTCACTTTTCTTGTGCTGAATGTcagtattatttttaaaaagtttgcTTTTCTCCTCCTGGAGTTGTTTTTTCTCCACCTGAAGTTTCCCATTCTCCGTCTTAAGTTTTAATATCTGTTGCCGGTGTTTCTCCACCTCCAGCTCGAGGCAATGGATTTTGTGCGATGTTTTGGTCTTCTGACACCTCAAAGTGTATTCCTGGTCTTCATTTTTCCGTCTCGACTGAGTGCATTGTTTGTATGGCAACTGCTGCTTAATCAGGAAGTCTTTTTCTTTGGTCAGCTGGATCAGTTGATCCTCCCGTTCAAGGAATAGTTTCTGGTCTTTCTTCCAGGATTTACAAAATTCTCTTTTGAGGTTCAGCTGCTTCCTCAGTTCAATCACCTCCTCCTTTAAAGCCATGTGACTTTTTTCATTTAACTTGTAAATGTTAACTTGGCGTCTAAGTAGATGATTTTCGTCTGCAACAGATTTCATCTTGCCCAGTTCATTTATGAGATAGGTCAGCAACTTTTCACTTGCTGCAGGTGAAATATTATCTGCCATGTTTGTTGCCTCCATCTTTTTCCTGTCAAATCAATTATTGTAATTTTTCAACTGGACACTCTGGGATTATGTTGAATCTCTCTACAACAGCCTTCATATACTGTGCCTCTTCTCATCAGACTCTTGTCTGACCTACATGCTGAAGATTCTACATTTTGAATCATAAACATAGTGACATCGTCGCATTCCGCGATGACAACAAAGTCTTTTGGCACGATGGCATCATCACATTCCGCTTTGATATTTCAGTGCTGAGTCATCTAACAGGAAATGGCCTcatttagccccgcccacaaaacaCTAGGGGGAAGGGCAAATGGCTGTATGGGCATTTAGCTTTGTTTAGCCCCATAAATATATACACGTAGATACCTCCGGCTTGTTACCTGCATCTGTGCCGCCGCCATTTTGGGACGGACATCCGACCCATTCTGACCATAAAGACTCATATGTGAACATGGGATAAAGTCAGGTTCAAAATTGTTctttcattttgttgacatattagaATCCAAAGTATTTACAGAGATAATTTTGGATATCACAGATGTTGTCATTTTGTCCAGTACATACCGGCTGTTTAGGttggttttggtacccaaccctagcctgacgtggtcctactcagattctagtcagttcaaccgctccattgggctgtgattatggggcgtgttccaaccgaaccaggaaaaaaaaaatgcctctgcattcattagATAGACctataaccaatcagagcaacggaactctactcaactgtcaacagaactctgtgtatcgtctccatagcaaccactctttgcacaatgcattcgttctaacttccgacttttagacctttttgaagctggatatatcatttatgtgtatatataaatgtggataacgttagtgatagtgagatgcttgctacagttgcgtTTCTAGTGATTGcggctcctccgctgaggattttaaaatgaatgcgctgtcgatatcttctgtaactgacgcgatggtggaatctacacatctcagcaaattcaacccaagcgttctttggtgacgtgattgattctgttactgttgatcatctgtccgacaatctgattggtccgaacagatcctgttcgggcaataattgcttctcaacggagcgactccagaccaaacttcccgacctcaaattttgtgggcggggctaagtttgactggcatccaggctaaccCAACCCTATTCTaagcaagaaaacaaataactgtATTTCCAAAATTTCAAAATACTGTATTCtttcaaaaaaacaacactccaCTGATTTAGCCTTGCACTGCTAACACTGTCTGACTTACAGTGGACagtgttttaataaaaacaataaagattgATGCATGAGAACCAGagatattgttttgtttatacATGCAATCTTCTTCCTTGCCAAAACTGGGAGCCTACATTCCCCACAATGCACCTTAACTGCTGACAGTTCGGACAGAGATTTGGGTGTTATTCTATTAGTGGCCAATgtagcctcaagcagagatgagaaGCGGGCTACAAAAGGTCTGGAAAGCTCACTTCTTCCTAACTCCACTCCCCATTTATATTTCCAAACTTGCAGTCTTCAGACCCAACTGAAGCTGACTAAGTGGTGCGGTGGCTGACCAGGGGAAACGCAACGGCCCGACACACTCCCACGAAACGTGCTGCAGCTTCAGAAACGATGCTGattcaaaaacacatacaaaaatccAGAACAAATACAACGGAAACAAGCTGCGGATGATAAAACGTGCTGCAGAAagccaaaacaaatacattaacagCAAAAAGCTGCAAATACAGAATCGATGccgagtaaaaaaaaaaaaaaactaggcaAGTTTCTATCTCCTTAACTCCAGCCGTGTCCCTCCTGCTTTTATTGGCCTACTGCATTAATGGTTGACTGGGTTGACTTTATCAGCTCTTTTACATGAACTAAACCCTCTATAATGACAGTCGATCCACTTTTTGTAGTGATGCCTTCCCAGCTGCTGaatttattaataaactatAATCTTTTTGACCTTATATCAGTGCCAATTAAGGCCGGTTTGTCTGCCCCCCAGTCGCATCCGGCCACAGTTTGCAATAGATTGACTTTTTTGCATTTCATGTCTAAGTGTTCGATACACTCAAAAAAATGATTCAAGGCCTTCTTAGAGGTGacacattaaaatataatttgctttatttaaatatatctaTTTAAgatcatatgtatatatatttaagtgGTTTaactaaaaatatattaataGCTCCACCTATGAGTAATACTGACCGAAATGTGTGCAACAGAGCCGAATTTCACTCTTCAAAGTTGAAGGGAGTTGGCTGGCTAAGTTAACTTTTGGTGGCTAGCTAGTGCTAATTTTAGacttaacgttactgtttattGACATAGCGTTAGATGCCACATTGACTGCTTTGGTTAACTTATTTGTTGCCCGCAATATTGGACCGGGAAAAACTGGCCTGtagaaaaagtgtgtgtgtgtgtgtgtgtgtgtgtgtgtgtgtgtgagtgtgagagagagagtgtgtgagagagagagtgtgtgatggCGGTGACAACCCTTTATCAACCACGTCCGGGCTGCATTGGGCAGCTGCGTATTTTCTGGCGTGTCATAGGGGTATGTGGCTCGGCAGATGCACTTAAGCCGCCTACAGTTCatcccatggatgtattaagagaacgtggTAAACCTGCTCTATGCTGTGTGTCTTAAGTTTCC harbors:
- the LOC114560536 gene encoding cilia- and flagella-associated protein 58-like, with the protein product MEATNMADNISPAASEKLLTYLINELGKMKSVADENHLLRRQVNIYKLNEKSHMALKEEVIELRKQLNLKREFCKSWKKDQKLFLEREDQLIQLTKEKDFLIKQQLPYKQCTQSRRKNEDQEYTLRCQKTKTSHKIHCLELEVEKHRQQILKLKTENGKLQVEKKQLQEEKSKLFKNNTDIQHKKSELEEAMRHLKKEKNKLQDEKSVILRRESTQREKLSVMDKMYSDLEKQLEQIVTDLDKNSPNISINVSMDKPLAIAKMQEKNRKLNETLITTRKKLERKDCIISEKEKKYEKLKRRMSELLPPEKLELLQKCQFVTRDLGKKVKALMGQFNMFQAIVEEYKNENGKLFDKVANITKSYLIEKKRTCDLCEALKASGIKVPEHKPSAFQVPVSPNVLRMQSREKQVHTKMQTLKATPACLPPISQKPLLEPGIKSFALGASTISKKRIFNSKANLDLPITNKTDESHKKFPYIKFPPISSNSLQRKIFMTETSCPNNN